A single window of Nitrospira sp. CR1.1 DNA harbors:
- a CDS encoding amino acid permease produces the protein MILKRWLVGLPLKTKEAAHERLSKRLALAVFSSDALSSVAYATEEILLVLTLAGTAMVGYSIPLSLSIIGLLAILTMSYRQIIFEYPEGGGAYIVGKSNLGEWPGLVAAAALMIDYVLTVAVSVAAGMAALTSAFPDLLAHREALCVAAILLVTVVNLRGVRESGQFFAVPTYIFIATLTAMLGVGAIQILLGHATQIEPLPSLAPTESLTMFLLLRAFSSGCTALTGVEVISNGVSAFKKPEPQNAAFTMIGMAVILGTLFIGITAMAYYFGIVPRPDETVVSQIARATFGTGPLYFLVQASTMIILILAANSSFNGFPRLASILARDSYMPHQMSMMGDRLVFSNGVIILGVFSCLLIILFNGDTHALIPLYAVGVFLSFTISQAGMVKRWLVKKGPHWEKKLLVNGIGAVTTAIATLIIASTKFAHGAWIVIVLIPMLIMFFRAIRSHYKAVSEQVALARGHRPPMPRRNIVVLPIGGVNRAVIRAVDYARSRSGDIRAVLVDVDPEETARVEIQWAQWGCGVPLTVLPSPYRSVLSSLLDYLEQVLQKDQECWVTVVIPEILPARWWQNILHNQRAFMLKGALLFKDRVILTDVPYHLTR, from the coding sequence ATGATCTTGAAACGCTGGCTTGTCGGCCTGCCACTCAAGACGAAGGAAGCCGCTCACGAACGCCTTTCTAAGCGACTCGCCCTAGCCGTCTTTTCCTCTGACGCCTTGTCCTCGGTGGCGTACGCCACCGAGGAGATTTTGCTCGTCCTCACCCTGGCCGGCACCGCCATGGTGGGTTATTCCATCCCGCTCAGCCTCTCGATCATTGGCCTGCTCGCTATTCTGACCATGTCGTATCGCCAGATTATTTTCGAATATCCGGAAGGCGGCGGCGCCTACATTGTAGGCAAGTCAAACCTCGGCGAATGGCCTGGCCTGGTCGCCGCTGCAGCCTTGATGATCGATTATGTCTTGACCGTCGCCGTCAGCGTCGCGGCCGGAATGGCCGCGCTCACGTCTGCCTTCCCGGACCTGCTTGCCCACAGGGAGGCCCTCTGCGTCGCCGCCATTCTCCTTGTCACGGTCGTCAACCTGCGCGGTGTCCGTGAATCGGGACAGTTTTTTGCCGTCCCCACCTATATCTTCATCGCCACACTCACGGCCATGCTCGGCGTGGGCGCCATTCAAATCCTGCTTGGCCATGCGACACAGATCGAACCGTTGCCGAGCCTTGCTCCGACGGAATCCTTGACGATGTTCCTCCTCCTCCGCGCCTTTTCCTCGGGCTGTACGGCGTTGACAGGCGTCGAAGTTATTTCGAACGGTGTCTCCGCGTTTAAGAAACCTGAGCCCCAAAACGCCGCCTTCACAATGATCGGCATGGCAGTGATCCTCGGCACCCTGTTCATCGGCATCACCGCTATGGCCTACTACTTCGGCATCGTGCCGAGACCCGACGAGACCGTCGTCTCTCAAATCGCACGCGCCACCTTTGGAACCGGCCCGCTGTACTTCCTTGTCCAGGCATCGACCATGATCATTTTGATCCTGGCCGCCAACAGCAGCTTCAACGGGTTTCCCCGGTTGGCTTCGATCCTGGCGCGTGACAGCTACATGCCGCACCAGATGTCCATGATGGGCGATCGGCTGGTCTTCTCCAACGGCGTGATCATTCTCGGTGTGTTTTCATGCCTGCTGATCATTCTCTTCAACGGCGACACCCATGCGCTCATTCCGCTCTACGCCGTGGGGGTGTTCCTCTCCTTCACCATCTCGCAAGCCGGAATGGTGAAGCGCTGGCTCGTCAAGAAGGGCCCGCACTGGGAAAAGAAGCTGCTGGTCAACGGCATCGGCGCCGTCACGACTGCCATTGCCACCCTGATTATCGCCAGCACCAAGTTCGCCCATGGCGCGTGGATCGTCATCGTACTTATCCCGATGCTCATCATGTTTTTCCGGGCGATCCGCTCTCATTACAAGGCCGTCTCGGAGCAGGTCGCGCTTGCACGGGGACATCGCCCTCCGATGCCGCGGCGCAATATCGTGGTGTTGCCGATCGGCGGGGTCAATCGCGCGGTCATTCGCGCGGTCGACTATGCGCGGAGTCGATCCGGAGATATTCGGGCCGTCCTCGTCGATGTCGACCCGGAGGAAACGGCCCGGGTGGAAATTCAATGGGCCCAGTGGGGTTGCGGTGTTCCTCTCACGGTGCTGCCGTCTCCCTACCGATCCGTCCTGAGCTCTCTGCTGGACTATCTCGAACAGGTGCTCCAGAAGGATCAGGAATGCTGGGTCACGGTGGTAATCCCGGAAATTCTTCCGGCCCGGTGGTGGCAAAATATCCTGCACAATCAACGGGCCTTTATGTTGAAAGGCGCCCTGTTGTTTAAAGATCGCGTCATTTTAACTGACGTGCCCTATCACCTGACGAGGTGA
- a CDS encoding methyltransferase — MPRELSLAEVFQLGYYWETKILLTAVKLEVFSVLDGQGRSAAEAAQKLSADPRALELLLNALVAIRLLTKTGAVYANTSVATTHLVKHGPQYVGHLLLLHDAEWGNWGKLEEAIKTGRSPVTQHVFETDPALGANVLSVLHRIGQQSGPDLAKRLGLGQAKTMLDLGGGAGTNAIAFCQVYPALSATVFDLPTTLTLTERTVKDAGLEGRIALKAGDFNRDALGGPYDVVLMSDILHYQDLATNAALVKKIHGHLNPGGRLIIKDRFLDKSGTSPAWTAAFAVHILVNTEQGGCYRTAEAMQWMHDGGYVSVEEIERTAVVQGVRPGAGKS, encoded by the coding sequence GTGCCTCGCGAATTGTCTCTCGCCGAAGTCTTCCAGTTGGGCTATTACTGGGAGACGAAAATCCTGTTGACTGCCGTGAAGTTAGAGGTGTTTTCCGTACTCGACGGTCAGGGTCGTTCCGCGGCGGAAGCGGCTCAAAAACTCAGTGCTGATCCTCGGGCGCTGGAGTTGCTTCTCAACGCGTTGGTGGCCATCCGGTTGCTGACGAAAACCGGAGCGGTGTATGCCAATACCTCGGTGGCCACGACCCATCTCGTCAAGCATGGGCCGCAATACGTCGGCCATTTGCTCCTGCTCCACGATGCCGAGTGGGGAAATTGGGGCAAGTTGGAAGAGGCCATCAAAACCGGCCGATCTCCCGTGACTCAGCATGTGTTCGAGACGGATCCGGCACTCGGCGCCAATGTCCTCTCTGTATTGCACCGGATCGGCCAGCAAAGCGGGCCGGATCTGGCGAAGCGACTCGGGCTTGGTCAGGCGAAGACCATGCTGGATCTTGGGGGTGGCGCCGGGACCAATGCCATCGCATTTTGTCAGGTGTATCCGGCTCTCTCGGCAACCGTATTCGATCTCCCCACCACCCTCACCCTGACTGAACGAACAGTCAAAGACGCGGGACTTGAGGGGAGAATTGCCTTGAAGGCCGGTGACTTTAATCGCGATGCGCTCGGCGGCCCCTATGATGTCGTGCTGATGTCGGACATCCTCCACTATCAAGACCTTGCGACCAATGCGGCCCTGGTGAAGAAGATTCATGGCCATCTCAATCCCGGCGGACGCCTGATTATCAAGGATCGGTTCCTGGATAAGTCTGGCACGAGCCCGGCCTGGACCGCTGCGTTTGCCGTCCATATCCTCGTCAATACGGAACAGGGCGGATGTTATCGCACCGCAGAGGCCATGCAGTGGATGCATGATGGAGGATACGTGTCGGTGGAGGAAATTGAGCGGACGGCCGTGGTGCAAGGAGTCAGGCCGGGTGCCGGCAAGAGCTGA
- a CDS encoding carboxypeptidase regulatory-like domain-containing protein produces the protein MWLGQMVSPVGAYDVIDVQHGGTVGGTVTLDGAIPDPKAFNLITFPDPTYCGRISNGRGWRLLRDFIVSPEGGLKNAIVTLEGVESGKAFDLSVPLIEARDCMFQPWVTIVRNGHAVEVVNMDPVMHDIQGYETSPEAGARVLFNTPLILNQQHQRGNMRAVHDHAPGKSLVGPVYLNKGRRTFYMQCGFHAYMESWAMAVNNPYYAVTDDQGAFQIDNVPPGTYQMVVWHPQAGPGVTRTITIGPDGTTTEKVALPAPRGIRTAYRAMDNPRFGLESLGHPVEIEPLVEHQH, from the coding sequence ATGTGGCTGGGGCAGATGGTGTCGCCGGTTGGGGCCTATGATGTGATCGACGTGCAGCACGGTGGCACGGTGGGGGGGACTGTGACGCTGGACGGAGCGATTCCCGATCCTAAAGCATTCAATCTCATCACGTTTCCAGACCCCACGTACTGCGGGCGGATTTCAAACGGGAGGGGCTGGCGCCTGCTCCGCGATTTTATCGTCTCCCCGGAGGGGGGGCTCAAGAACGCGATTGTCACGCTGGAAGGCGTTGAGTCAGGGAAGGCATTTGACCTGTCTGTGCCGTTGATTGAGGCACGCGATTGCATGTTTCAGCCCTGGGTCACGATCGTGCGGAACGGGCACGCGGTAGAGGTCGTGAATATGGATCCTGTGATGCACGACATTCAGGGCTATGAAACCTCGCCGGAAGCGGGGGCGCGGGTCTTATTCAATACCCCATTGATCCTCAACCAACAGCATCAGCGCGGCAATATGCGCGCCGTGCACGATCATGCTCCCGGCAAGTCACTCGTCGGGCCGGTCTATTTAAATAAGGGGCGGCGGACGTTTTACATGCAGTGCGGCTTTCATGCCTACATGGAGAGCTGGGCGATGGCCGTCAATAATCCCTACTATGCGGTGACGGACGACCAGGGGGCCTTTCAGATTGATAACGTGCCGCCGGGCACCTATCAAATGGTAGTGTGGCATCCTCAGGCCGGGCCTGGGGTGACGCGGACGATCACGATCGGTCCCGATGGAACGACGACCGAAAAAGTGGCGTTACCGGCTCCGAGAGGAATCCGTACTGCCTACAGGGCCATGGATAATCCCCGGTTTGGTCTTGAATCGCTCGGGCATCCCGTTGAGATTGAACCATTGGTGGAGCATCAGCACTAG
- a CDS encoding DUF420 domain-containing protein gives MFEFLRQPGFFGTHATMGADLSQLMATLFTCLFIVGWLQAKQHRGHPHHWLMLGGMITMVGFFTAYYLFRQLGVLAFEGKEGFGGSQALYDYVFIPVLTIHIILVIIGLVMAVYMIVLGFRSQQFIGGTRVLSASLLQTSWKKVGLIFAALLTVVVVLFGTRVMSAGFSMRKLEVYLGFLVLVAIVFAVEMGIQRIWPDGGQRHRALGRFTMIVYCILFLTGTFTYAMLYILYPGKIG, from the coding sequence ATGTTTGAATTCCTTCGACAGCCGGGGTTTTTCGGGACCCATGCCACGATGGGGGCCGATCTCAGCCAGTTGATGGCCACGCTGTTCACCTGCCTCTTCATCGTCGGGTGGCTTCAGGCGAAGCAGCACCGCGGACATCCTCATCATTGGTTGATGCTGGGCGGCATGATCACAATGGTGGGATTCTTTACCGCCTACTATCTGTTTCGGCAATTAGGGGTGCTGGCCTTCGAGGGGAAGGAGGGATTCGGCGGGTCGCAAGCCTTGTACGACTATGTCTTTATCCCTGTGCTCACCATCCATATCATTCTGGTGATCATCGGCCTGGTCATGGCCGTGTATATGATTGTGTTGGGATTTCGATCTCAACAGTTCATCGGCGGAACCCGCGTGCTGAGCGCGTCGCTCCTGCAAACCTCCTGGAAGAAAGTCGGACTGATCTTCGCGGCACTCCTGACGGTGGTGGTCGTCCTCTTCGGGACACGGGTGATGTCTGCCGGATTTTCCATGCGCAAGCTAGAGGTCTACCTCGGGTTTCTCGTTCTGGTGGCCATTGTATTTGCGGTGGAGATGGGCATCCAGCGGATCTGGCCTGATGGCGGCCAGCGGCACCGGGCGCTTGGCCGGTTCACGATGATTGTGTATTGTATCTTGTTCCTGACAGGAACCTTTACTTACGCGATGTTGTACATTTTGTACCCTGGGAAAATCGGCTAG
- a CDS encoding carboxypeptidase regulatory-like domain-containing protein — translation MRMAGIALCTALIFFSSTSWAYEEVAVMDGGSITGTVTMTGEKPTPKGYNLITFPDPVYCGRISTGTGWRILDEFSITSGSGLKDVVVLLTDAKRGKPFIFEPQTIEARDCRFLPFVTVVRDGSEVVVMNMDPVMHDIQAYETSHLGPRVLFNTPLPMNPHHKRFVTAESHEHLAGAPVKEEIHMTKGRRIFLMQCGFHAYMESWGLAVDNPYYALTSEGGTFTLTDVPPGEYTLMAWHPALGTMLQKKVMVTEKGMSTVDFAFGAPQGRRSVHEIEHNPHYGPESLGKVVDIRPTLERQVP, via the coding sequence ATGCGAATGGCCGGGATCGCTCTGTGTACCGCACTGATTTTTTTCTCTTCTACCTCATGGGCTTATGAGGAAGTCGCCGTGATGGATGGGGGCAGTATTACCGGTACGGTCACAATGACGGGGGAAAAGCCGACCCCGAAGGGCTATAACCTGATCACGTTTCCAGATCCCGTGTACTGCGGGCGTATTTCAACCGGGACGGGCTGGAGAATTCTGGATGAATTTTCAATAACTTCCGGAAGCGGATTGAAGGATGTTGTGGTCCTCCTGACGGATGCCAAGAGGGGCAAGCCTTTCATATTCGAACCGCAGACTATTGAGGCGCGCGATTGTCGGTTTCTCCCCTTTGTCACGGTCGTCAGAGATGGGTCCGAGGTCGTGGTGATGAACATGGACCCGGTCATGCACGACATTCAAGCCTATGAAACCTCCCACCTGGGGCCACGCGTGCTGTTTAACACGCCGCTGCCGATGAATCCTCATCACAAGCGATTCGTCACTGCGGAAAGCCATGAGCATTTGGCTGGTGCGCCGGTGAAAGAAGAGATTCACATGACCAAGGGCCGGCGGATTTTCCTGATGCAATGCGGGTTTCACGCCTATATGGAAAGTTGGGGCCTGGCTGTCGATAATCCCTATTATGCCCTAACGAGTGAGGGCGGTACGTTTACGCTCACCGATGTGCCCCCCGGCGAATACACCCTCATGGCCTGGCATCCGGCCTTGGGAACCATGTTGCAGAAGAAAGTCATGGTCACAGAGAAGGGGATGTCTACGGTCGATTTCGCGTTTGGGGCTCCGCAAGGGCGGCGCAGCGTCCACGAGATCGAGCATAATCCGCATTATGGACCGGAATCCCTCGGTAAGGTCGTGGATATCCGCCCGACGCTAGAACGGCAGGTTCCGTAG
- a CDS encoding DUF3047 domain-containing protein: protein MGMRICAGALGFLSVIGLCVVLGGGTPARAAEAGVLVLEDFQSADQDGFPIDWQHENQRSQAKGRDAYKIQSEENGKFLAAKDAGQRIKKRKIDWDPKAYPVLTWRWRLHKAPSNSEPVAALYASLDTDLVFIPVFTKYIWSAGKPVGTFVEGGMFSGSELVVQSGVLPVGEWVEERVNVYEDFKRIHKHEPAEKAWGISLFAGPGVEIDFGAVTVGPAK, encoded by the coding sequence ATGGGTATGAGGATATGTGCGGGTGCATTAGGCTTTCTGAGCGTGATCGGATTGTGCGTGGTTCTCGGTGGCGGTACGCCTGCTCGTGCGGCTGAGGCGGGGGTGTTGGTGTTGGAAGACTTTCAATCGGCCGATCAGGATGGGTTTCCAATTGATTGGCAACATGAGAATCAACGCAGCCAGGCGAAGGGGCGGGACGCATACAAAATTCAATCTGAAGAGAACGGGAAATTTCTCGCTGCCAAAGATGCGGGGCAGCGCATAAAAAAACGCAAAATCGACTGGGATCCAAAGGCGTATCCGGTCCTGACTTGGCGCTGGCGCCTGCACAAGGCTCCGAGCAATTCAGAGCCTGTTGCCGCCCTGTACGCGTCATTAGATACCGATCTCGTGTTCATTCCTGTTTTTACGAAATACATCTGGAGCGCTGGCAAGCCGGTGGGGACGTTTGTCGAAGGCGGCATGTTCAGCGGTTCGGAATTGGTGGTGCAAAGCGGCGTGTTGCCGGTCGGGGAGTGGGTTGAAGAGCGGGTCAATGTCTACGAAGATTTCAAGCGCATTCATAAACACGAGCCGGCGGAGAAGGCCTGGGGAATTTCGTTGTTTGCCGGTCCGGGGGTGGAGATTGATTTCGGCGCAGTGACGGTGGGTCCGGCCAAGTAG
- a CDS encoding multicopper oxidase domain-containing protein — MDCQWFTRVTSRALSVIAGGALVCLPLAASAENQLHADHAVPQQTAMSHQLPSWAEKLKGQTIVEDAMAGKPERSAMVEQQHQRIMEHLTNDPQAQAVNTGMFNTQTMMHQYGAGGQDLLLMSDPRVEPVAMTGGGKCPASAPVRQFNVSAINVEITLNQWLDFYPGYMYTLDENLDKVRAEETKNREARDKEGFDPGAVIPGVQAQWIQPLTIRGNQGDCVKIKLTNKLEGGEDVSLHIHGSSMVVSATGAAAATTNSDSIVQKDKSGEFEWYIHPSTQEGVRQFHTFANDRELTVMGLFGSFVVEPRGSEYLEALGTGDATPTASGWQVIIRNGTGPDFREFVLYYHEVGDEAFRPLNKKGDFLPQRDPLTDSYRPGGRAINYRSEPFGINNMHVQHEYFGFEDESMGYSSYTFGDPSPTIPRSYMGDPAKFRLVHGGSEVFHSHHPHGGTIRWPRSPRAIDDMNLWTTAGNGPVKYPVIRAKTDRVDVEVIGPSEALDLETECGSGLCQQLAGDFLFHCHVAHHYVAGMWGYWRVYNTLQQGDMRNDVMPDLRELPDRKGRIKGPVTSDKLVGQTVDWFGKSFKIVEKGKSDWKSNPAVVTIKDWVEMQLPTMGRPGHKNDEKGQTISYDATVLDWAWEGTRALSEPESTIDNPKYKSAHPGKRHPITFEPLTGKVAWPHLTPHFGRRVPFAPNHVGAPWLEMIRRNADGSESVDQAVPGENGNWSLCPENAGRKHYNVHFIKLPITIARKIGKEPPVVDPNGLIYVLHEEEAEIRKNDDLKYPLVVRGNIYDCVDWTLTSEWDDDDYTNFQASKINTHWHFLQFDNQASDGVITGFSYEQSVRPFTMLEKKNNKGLPVPMNTVVTAAAKKGATSITVKNAKQFHVGTLLLVGADNVKGNEISRIKAIKDNTITLAQALKHDHPANDIVTVEFVRQRFWVDADVGTVFWHDHAFGATTWPHGGFGTFIAEPVGSTYHDPKTGKLIRSGPIADIHTNEPVGHGVNNSFRELMVQVHDTVPHTVNIVTAGNPPGQPIEVALEAGKTVSFMMPEKIYMTPMPFLNGGTHTTGSGLNFRAAPIAQRLATNPDVSQIFNSQVHGDPYTPTLRAYVGDTMVFRLLHTLMNESMVWTLSGHTFWTERYASDANRKNSIHIGIAERYDLVVPEAGGSRHQAGDYIHFNGRSSKFSEGGWGIIRVLDKEQADLKKLPAGFSHKGEMPKPLPVCPADAPVKQFNVVAMDYAGMKFNAKAPESIEVDFERRILMTNAEAKIYALEEDIAKVAAGAHPMPLTLRVNLGDCVKVHLKNKMKDSKASFSAIGLAFDPKDSMGANVGNNPGDQTVAPGGERDYTYYADPFNGETTSLVWDWGNVMTNPRNGLFGAVVVGPKGSKYRDPKTGADLSNKNAWAADVIIDHSVPGNETRANYRDVALFFQDEDNIIGTSFMPYVQNVAGLTGVNYRSEPYKFREEEGCSLGKVFQPCKADKPEDPVTPLIEAHAGDPVRIHVLGVSNEQNGMFSVEKHEWPIEPFMRGADLISVVEFSGSETIDAFLPSAGGTYRMPGDYVYSNQRLPYSQSGQWGYVRVLPSGDTRLLPLTGAGAAAKSAEVDQPAAHAIPVASK, encoded by the coding sequence ATGGATTGTCAGTGGTTCACTCGCGTCACATCGCGCGCTCTCAGCGTCATCGCTGGTGGTGCGCTCGTGTGTCTGCCGCTAGCCGCGTCGGCTGAAAATCAGCTGCACGCGGATCATGCGGTGCCTCAACAGACAGCAATGTCCCATCAACTTCCGTCTTGGGCGGAAAAGTTGAAGGGGCAAACGATCGTCGAAGATGCGATGGCTGGAAAGCCGGAGCGGTCTGCGATGGTCGAACAGCAGCACCAACGGATCATGGAACATTTGACCAATGATCCGCAGGCGCAAGCGGTCAACACGGGTATGTTCAATACCCAGACCATGATGCACCAATATGGGGCAGGCGGTCAGGACCTTCTTCTGATGTCTGACCCGCGAGTGGAGCCAGTGGCAATGACGGGCGGCGGGAAGTGCCCGGCCTCTGCGCCAGTGCGGCAATTTAATGTGTCGGCGATCAACGTCGAGATCACGCTCAACCAGTGGCTCGATTTTTATCCCGGCTACATGTACACGCTGGATGAAAACCTCGACAAGGTACGGGCGGAAGAGACGAAGAACCGTGAAGCCCGTGATAAGGAGGGGTTTGACCCTGGTGCGGTGATTCCCGGAGTGCAGGCCCAGTGGATTCAGCCCTTGACGATTCGCGGTAACCAGGGCGACTGCGTCAAGATCAAGCTGACCAACAAGTTGGAAGGCGGCGAGGACGTCAGCCTTCACATCCACGGCTCCAGCATGGTGGTGAGTGCCACCGGCGCCGCAGCCGCGACCACAAACTCCGACAGCATCGTTCAGAAGGACAAGAGCGGTGAGTTCGAGTGGTATATCCACCCGAGCACGCAGGAAGGCGTCCGGCAGTTCCACACGTTCGCCAATGATCGCGAATTGACCGTGATGGGTCTCTTCGGCTCCTTCGTCGTCGAACCGCGTGGATCCGAGTATCTGGAAGCCTTGGGAACCGGCGATGCGACTCCGACCGCGAGCGGTTGGCAGGTGATCATCCGGAACGGCACCGGTCCGGATTTCCGCGAATTCGTGTTGTACTATCACGAAGTCGGCGACGAGGCCTTCCGCCCTCTCAATAAGAAGGGCGACTTCCTCCCTCAGCGTGATCCGCTGACTGACTCTTACCGTCCGGGTGGCCGCGCGATCAACTATCGCAGCGAGCCGTTTGGCATCAACAACATGCACGTGCAGCACGAGTACTTCGGCTTCGAAGACGAGTCGATGGGGTACAGCTCGTACACCTTCGGGGACCCGTCTCCCACGATTCCTCGCTCCTACATGGGCGATCCGGCAAAGTTCCGGCTGGTGCATGGCGGATCGGAAGTATTCCATAGCCATCATCCCCATGGCGGCACCATCCGGTGGCCGCGCAGCCCTCGCGCCATTGATGACATGAATCTGTGGACGACCGCCGGAAACGGACCGGTCAAGTATCCTGTTATCCGTGCCAAGACGGACCGTGTTGACGTCGAGGTCATCGGGCCGTCAGAAGCCTTGGATCTTGAGACGGAGTGCGGGTCCGGACTGTGCCAACAGCTGGCGGGCGATTTCCTGTTCCATTGCCATGTGGCCCACCATTATGTGGCGGGTATGTGGGGATATTGGCGCGTCTATAACACGCTGCAACAGGGTGACATGCGCAATGACGTCATGCCTGACTTGCGCGAGTTGCCTGATCGAAAGGGGCGCATCAAGGGCCCTGTGACGTCGGACAAGTTAGTCGGCCAGACGGTCGATTGGTTCGGCAAGTCTTTCAAGATCGTCGAGAAGGGGAAGAGCGATTGGAAGTCCAATCCAGCCGTCGTCACGATTAAGGACTGGGTTGAGATGCAGCTTCCGACGATGGGCAGACCAGGACACAAGAACGACGAAAAAGGGCAAACCATTTCCTATGATGCCACGGTGTTGGATTGGGCCTGGGAAGGCACCCGTGCATTGAGCGAACCGGAGAGCACGATCGACAATCCCAAGTACAAATCAGCGCATCCTGGGAAGCGGCATCCGATCACGTTTGAGCCGTTGACCGGGAAAGTGGCATGGCCGCATTTGACCCCGCATTTTGGGAGGCGTGTCCCGTTCGCCCCGAACCATGTCGGCGCGCCCTGGCTGGAGATGATCCGCCGGAATGCCGATGGCTCCGAGAGCGTCGATCAGGCAGTGCCTGGTGAAAACGGCAACTGGAGCCTTTGCCCGGAGAATGCCGGACGGAAGCACTATAATGTCCACTTCATCAAGCTGCCGATCACGATTGCGAGGAAGATCGGCAAAGAACCGCCTGTCGTCGATCCGAACGGCTTGATCTACGTCTTGCACGAAGAGGAAGCTGAGATCCGCAAGAACGACGATTTGAAGTATCCGTTAGTCGTTCGTGGCAACATCTACGATTGCGTCGACTGGACCTTGACCAGTGAGTGGGACGACGACGACTACACCAACTTTCAGGCGTCGAAAATCAACACCCATTGGCATTTTCTGCAGTTCGACAACCAGGCATCCGATGGCGTAATCACCGGATTCTCCTATGAGCAGTCCGTCCGCCCGTTCACGATGCTGGAGAAGAAGAACAACAAGGGCCTTCCTGTGCCGATGAATACCGTCGTGACCGCTGCGGCCAAGAAGGGCGCGACGTCGATCACGGTGAAGAATGCCAAGCAGTTCCATGTCGGAACGCTTCTGCTGGTCGGCGCCGATAATGTGAAGGGAAACGAAATCTCCCGCATTAAGGCGATCAAGGACAATACGATCACCCTGGCGCAGGCGTTGAAGCACGATCACCCCGCCAATGACATTGTCACGGTGGAATTTGTGCGTCAGCGATTCTGGGTCGACGCGGACGTGGGGACGGTGTTCTGGCACGACCATGCGTTCGGTGCGACCACCTGGCCGCACGGCGGTTTCGGCACGTTCATCGCCGAGCCGGTCGGCTCAACCTATCATGACCCGAAGACCGGAAAGTTGATTCGTAGCGGACCGATCGCGGACATTCACACGAATGAGCCGGTTGGTCATGGTGTGAACAACAGCTTCCGCGAATTGATGGTGCAAGTGCACGACACCGTGCCGCACACCGTCAATATCGTCACGGCGGGTAATCCTCCCGGGCAGCCGATTGAAGTGGCGCTCGAGGCGGGAAAGACCGTGTCCTTCATGATGCCGGAGAAAATCTACATGACGCCAATGCCGTTCTTGAACGGTGGGACGCATACCACCGGGAGCGGCTTGAACTTCAGGGCAGCGCCGATCGCGCAGCGATTGGCGACCAATCCTGACGTGTCGCAGATTTTCAATAGCCAGGTACATGGCGATCCGTATACGCCAACCTTGCGTGCCTATGTCGGTGACACAATGGTGTTTCGTCTGTTGCATACCCTCATGAATGAGTCGATGGTTTGGACCCTGTCCGGCCACACGTTCTGGACCGAGCGGTATGCGTCGGATGCGAACCGGAAGAACTCGATCCATATCGGAATCGCGGAGCGGTACGATTTGGTGGTTCCTGAGGCGGGTGGGTCGCGGCATCAGGCCGGTGACTACATTCATTTCAACGGCCGGTCTTCGAAATTTTCGGAAGGCGGCTGGGGAATCATTCGAGTGCTGGATAAGGAGCAGGCCGATTTGAAGAAGCTGCCCGCGGGCTTCTCCCATAAGGGAGAAATGCCGAAGCCTCTGCCGGTATGTCCCGCGGATGCGCCGGTCAAGCAGTTCAACGTGGTGGCGATGGACTATGCCGGCATGAAGTTCAATGCCAAGGCGCCGGAGTCTATCGAAGTCGACTTTGAGCGACGGATTCTCATGACCAATGCGGAAGCGAAAATCTACGCATTGGAAGAGGATATCGCAAAAGTCGCCGCCGGCGCGCATCCGATGCCGCTGACGCTCCGCGTGAACCTGGGCGATTGCGTCAAGGTGCACTTGAAGAACAAGATGAAGGACAGCAAAGCTTCCTTCTCTGCGATCGGCCTGGCTTTCGATCCGAAAGACTCCATGGGCGCGAACGTGGGGAATAATCCGGGAGACCAGACCGTGGCTCCGGGAGGCGAGCGGGATTACACCTACTACGCTGATCCGTTCAACGGCGAAACGACCTCGTTAGTCTGGGATTGGGGCAATGTGATGACCAATCCTCGGAACGGGTTGTTCGGCGCCGTCGTGGTCGGTCCCAAGGGATCAAAGTATCGTGATCCCAAGACCGGCGCGGATCTGTCCAATAAGAATGCCTGGGCGGCCGATGTCATCATCGATCACTCGGTGCCGGGCAACGAAACGCGGGCGAATTATCGTGACGTGGCGCTGTTCTTCCAGGATGAAGACAACATCATCGGCACGAGCTTCATGCCCTACGTGCAGAACGTGGCGGGGTTGACCGGTGTCAATTACCGGTCGGAACCGTACAAGTTCCGCGAAGAGGAGGGGTGTTCGCTCGGCAAGGTGTTCCAGCCTTGTAAGGCGGACAAGCCGGAAGATCCGGTTACCCCGCTCATCGAGGCGCATGCCGGTGATCCGGTGCGCATCCACGTGTTGGGTGTGAGCAATGAACAGAACGGCATGTTCAGTGTCGAGAAGCACGAATGGCCGATCGAGCCGTTCATGCGCGGCGCTGACTTGATCAGTGTCGTGGAATTCTCCGGTTCCGAGACAATCGATGCGTTCCTCCCCTCGGCGGGTGGAACGTATCGGATGCCCGGAGACTATGTGTATAGCAACCAGCGGTTGCCATACTCGCAGTCCGGCCAGTGGGGCTATGTGCGGGTATTGCCGTCCGGCGATACCAGGTTACTGCCTCTGACCGGCGCCGGTGCCGCGGCAAAGAGTGCTGAAGTGGACCAACCGGCTGCGCACGCGATTCCTGTCGCGTCGAAGTAA